A stretch of Corynebacterium timonense DNA encodes these proteins:
- a CDS encoding DeoR/GlpR family DNA-binding transcription regulator yields the protein MYAEERKRQIASLTAIEGRVSVSALAERFDVTAETIRRDLAALSKEGSVHRVHGGAVASQSFLTAEMPLDARYRSSSGAKTAIARAALDYLPDESTDGIFLDSGSTISSLAALLVDDPRAASWPIVTRSLPVALELSGEGMTNVQLLGGTVRALSQAVVGDTPLRTLALMTADVAFIGTNALTVDHGLSSADPQEAAVKAAMITNARKVVVLCDSTKLGTDYLVSFAGLADIDVLIIDDAAPASLLAEFENHGIELVVVSGE from the coding sequence ATGTACGCAGAAGAACGTAAACGCCAGATCGCGTCGCTGACCGCCATCGAAGGCCGGGTCAGCGTGAGCGCGCTCGCGGAGCGTTTCGACGTCACCGCGGAAACCATCCGCCGCGACCTTGCCGCGCTGAGCAAGGAGGGCAGTGTCCACCGCGTCCACGGGGGCGCGGTGGCTAGCCAGTCGTTCCTCACCGCCGAGATGCCCCTGGACGCGCGTTACCGCTCTTCGTCGGGGGCGAAGACGGCGATCGCGCGCGCCGCCCTCGACTACCTCCCGGATGAATCCACGGACGGGATCTTTCTCGACTCTGGTTCAACGATCAGCAGCCTGGCCGCCCTGCTCGTCGACGACCCTCGCGCAGCGTCCTGGCCTATCGTCACCCGGTCCCTCCCCGTCGCGCTCGAGCTTTCCGGCGAGGGCATGACCAACGTCCAGCTGTTGGGTGGGACGGTCCGAGCATTGTCTCAGGCGGTAGTGGGTGACACCCCTCTGCGCACTCTGGCGCTCATGACCGCCGACGTCGCGTTCATCGGCACGAACGCCCTTACTGTTGATCACGGCCTGTCGTCCGCGGACCCGCAGGAGGCCGCCGTCAAAGCCGCGATGATCACCAACGCACGTAAGGTCGTGGTGCTCTGCGATTCGACAAAGCTGGGCACCGACTATCTCGTTAGCTTCGCCGGGCTGGCAGACATCGACGTTCTCATCATCGACGACGCGGCCCCCGCCTCCTTGCTTGCTGAGTTCGAGAACCACGGCATCGAGCTCGTCGTCGTCAGCGGCGAGTAG
- a CDS encoding uracil-xanthine permease family protein has translation MSNFIGWSLHGDGRTVTAGAVVAPDERLNWPRTIGIGMQHVVAMFGATLLVPTLTGFPVNTTLLFSGVGTIIFLLLTRNKVPSYLGSSFAFIAPLTASQQYGMGAQLGGVLLTGVALILIGVIVDAAGKKVIDAVMPPVVTGAIVALIGFNLAPTAVANVEKQPLIALVTLGTVLVVTVATRGMIARLSILAGVVVGWVSAALSGGLADDAREQIAQAPWVGLPQFHTPEFHLSAVLVTLPAVVVLVAENVGHVKAVGEMTGADLNGYQGRALIGDGVATTLAGGFGGSATTTYAENIGVMAATRVYSTAAYWVAAVFAIVLAFIPKFGAVIFTIPAGVLGGACLVLYGLIGMLGVRIWQDNRVDFTHPANLTAAAVALIVGIGNLSLTVGPVQLEGIALGSVGIIVIYPLMRWAFRTLGEGRYDGFEKPGATRR, from the coding sequence GTGAGTAATTTCATTGGCTGGTCCCTGCACGGCGACGGCCGGACGGTGACTGCGGGGGCCGTGGTGGCCCCCGACGAGCGCCTCAACTGGCCGCGCACCATCGGCATCGGAATGCAACACGTCGTGGCCATGTTCGGCGCAACGCTCCTCGTGCCTACTCTGACGGGTTTCCCGGTAAACACGACGTTGCTGTTCTCCGGGGTGGGCACCATCATCTTCTTGCTGCTCACCCGCAACAAGGTGCCCTCCTACCTCGGCTCGTCCTTCGCCTTCATCGCGCCGCTGACCGCGTCACAACAGTACGGCATGGGGGCGCAGCTGGGTGGGGTGCTCCTGACAGGGGTAGCGCTCATCCTCATCGGCGTTATCGTCGACGCGGCGGGGAAGAAGGTCATCGACGCGGTGATGCCGCCGGTGGTCACCGGGGCAATCGTCGCCCTCATCGGCTTTAACCTCGCCCCGACGGCCGTTGCGAACGTCGAAAAGCAACCGCTCATTGCGCTCGTAACCCTTGGAACCGTCCTCGTTGTCACGGTGGCCACGCGCGGGATGATCGCGCGGTTGAGCATCCTCGCCGGCGTCGTGGTCGGCTGGGTGAGCGCCGCGCTGAGCGGCGGCTTAGCGGACGACGCGCGGGAGCAGATCGCGCAGGCGCCGTGGGTCGGCCTGCCGCAGTTCCACACCCCCGAGTTCCACCTTTCCGCCGTTCTGGTTACCCTGCCGGCCGTGGTAGTGCTCGTCGCCGAAAACGTTGGCCACGTCAAAGCGGTCGGGGAGATGACGGGAGCCGACCTGAACGGCTACCAGGGCCGCGCACTTATCGGCGACGGCGTGGCCACCACGCTGGCGGGCGGTTTCGGCGGCTCAGCCACGACGACCTACGCGGAAAACATCGGGGTCATGGCGGCGACCAGGGTGTACTCTACGGCCGCGTACTGGGTCGCCGCGGTGTTCGCGATCGTCTTGGCGTTCATCCCGAAGTTCGGCGCGGTCATCTTCACCATCCCCGCGGGCGTGCTCGGTGGCGCCTGCCTCGTGCTTTATGGGCTGATCGGCATGCTCGGCGTGCGCATCTGGCAGGACAACCGGGTGGATTTTACCCACCCGGCGAACCTCACGGCAGCTGCGGTCGCGTTGATCGTGGGGATTGGCAACCTCTCGCTCACCGTCGGGCCGGTGCAGCTCGAGGGCATCGCCCTCGGATCGGTGGGCATCATCGTCATCTACCCCCTCATGCGCTGGGCATTCCGGACGCTCGGGGAGGGGCGCTACGACGGGTTCGAGAAGCCGGGAGCTACTCGCCGCTGA
- a CDS encoding ABC transporter substrate-binding protein, whose translation MVAQQRARTCLAGLLGSVALALGACSPGPDTPADTPSTEIRMGAAYETTNYDPSSTSSALALGTNWHVVEGLYELRMDTYEPYPALAAGRPQWSSDTAFTVTLREGAAFSDGTPVTSADVVSSFERAMADGNVYQPMLSFIEAIEQVDDTTVSFTLTGPFTLAEERLAVAKIVPAEASRDEMTAMPLGTGPYKYEDIGDTRVTAVPNEHYTGTYPAQAERLVWDVIKDDTARTTAANSGTIDVMEAVPADSVDMVTEAGMETAEVHGFNLPFMLFNTKKEPFTDPRVRQAFLYAVDTSMLVNNNMDGKAEAATSFLPETHPNYNRAVNVFDHDPDRARQLLDEAGVSDLNVTLLTTDHPWVKDLGPQIQNDLQAIGIEVSLQTEASASVYANHLDVEDATFDVALAPGDPSVFGNDPALLMNWWYGDNVWTKKRTFWQESDPASYQRLQDILTAATQLDGPEQQEKWNEALDVVSEEVPLYPLFHRTMITAYDPDALDGFAPIGTTGLWALTTTPTGS comes from the coding sequence ATGGTCGCCCAACAACGCGCACGCACCTGCCTTGCCGGCCTGCTCGGGTCGGTGGCGCTTGCGCTCGGAGCATGCTCCCCCGGTCCGGATACCCCCGCGGATACCCCCTCCACTGAGATTCGCATGGGGGCAGCTTACGAGACGACGAACTACGATCCCTCGTCGACCTCCTCAGCTCTCGCGCTGGGGACCAACTGGCACGTGGTCGAAGGCCTGTACGAACTGCGCATGGATACCTACGAGCCCTACCCGGCGCTGGCGGCTGGACGTCCACAATGGAGCTCTGACACCGCCTTTACCGTAACCCTGAGGGAGGGGGCCGCGTTCTCTGATGGGACGCCCGTGACCTCGGCGGACGTCGTGTCGTCCTTCGAGCGGGCGATGGCCGACGGCAATGTCTACCAGCCGATGCTCAGCTTTATAGAGGCGATTGAGCAGGTCGACGACACCACGGTGTCTTTCACACTCACCGGTCCTTTCACCCTCGCCGAGGAACGCCTCGCCGTGGCGAAGATCGTGCCCGCGGAGGCGTCGCGAGACGAGATGACGGCCATGCCGCTCGGCACCGGCCCATACAAGTACGAAGACATCGGTGACACGCGCGTCACCGCGGTACCCAACGAGCATTACACCGGCACCTACCCAGCGCAGGCTGAGCGTCTCGTGTGGGACGTGATCAAGGACGACACCGCCCGGACCACCGCCGCCAACTCCGGAACGATCGACGTGATGGAGGCGGTGCCCGCCGACTCCGTCGATATGGTGACGGAGGCGGGCATGGAGACCGCGGAGGTCCACGGTTTCAACCTGCCCTTCATGCTGTTTAACACGAAGAAAGAACCATTCACCGACCCTCGGGTGCGCCAGGCCTTCCTCTACGCCGTGGACACGTCCATGTTGGTGAACAACAACATGGACGGGAAAGCGGAAGCCGCCACGTCTTTCCTTCCGGAAACCCACCCCAACTACAACCGCGCGGTGAACGTTTTCGACCATGACCCCGATCGGGCGCGACAGCTTCTCGACGAGGCCGGGGTGAGCGACCTCAACGTCACCTTGCTCACCACCGACCACCCGTGGGTAAAGGATCTTGGCCCGCAGATCCAAAACGACCTCCAGGCCATCGGGATCGAGGTCTCCCTGCAGACCGAGGCCTCCGCGTCGGTCTACGCAAACCACCTCGACGTCGAGGACGCCACCTTTGACGTCGCCCTCGCCCCCGGCGACCCCTCGGTCTTCGGGAACGACCCCGCCCTGCTGATGAACTGGTGGTACGGCGACAACGTGTGGACGAAGAAGAGAACATTCTGGCAGGAGTCCGACCCGGCTTCCTACCAGCGTCTGCAGGACATCCTGACCGCCGCCACCCAGCTCGATGGTCCCGAGCAACAAGAAAAGTGGAACGAAGCTCTCGACGTGGTGTCCGAGGAAGTTCCCCTGTACCCGCTGTTCCACCGCACGATGATTACCGCATACGACCCTGATGCCCTCGACGGTTTCGCCCCGATCGGGACGACCGGCCTGTGGGCACTGACCACCACCCCCACCGGAAGCTAG
- a CDS encoding FadR/GntR family transcriptional regulator, which produces MPRPHSASARAQAGITDYIRSHRLSPGDALPSEAALCEELGFSRTSVREAIQVLSSLDIVEVRHGHGTYVSGMSLDPLIHGLVLRMTLDSTRSVSTLNDVVDLRSAIDHSLADELATIWSARDPSELYATVNAMIAEHEAGRSFATHDQTFHRTLLAPVSNQLVVELASALWDVHMAVLPTLGIPMPEDIDITIRTHENIVDVLCEGDAAAYRAAVDEHYAPLRRAIEHAAGH; this is translated from the coding sequence ATGCCCCGTCCCCACAGCGCCTCAGCCCGCGCCCAAGCTGGCATCACGGACTACATCCGCTCCCACCGCCTCTCCCCCGGCGACGCGTTGCCGAGCGAGGCAGCCCTCTGCGAAGAACTGGGATTTTCGCGCACCTCTGTGCGTGAAGCCATCCAAGTTCTGTCCTCCCTCGACATCGTGGAGGTCCGACATGGCCACGGCACCTACGTTTCGGGGATGTCACTCGACCCGCTTATCCACGGCCTCGTGCTGCGCATGACCCTCGACAGCACGCGTTCTGTGTCTACTCTCAACGACGTGGTTGACCTACGCAGCGCGATCGACCACAGCCTCGCCGACGAGCTGGCCACGATCTGGAGCGCACGCGACCCGTCCGAGCTGTACGCGACCGTCAACGCGATGATCGCCGAGCACGAGGCGGGGCGGTCCTTCGCGACGCACGACCAGACTTTCCATCGAACCCTGTTGGCCCCAGTCTCGAACCAGCTCGTGGTCGAGCTAGCCAGCGCGTTGTGGGATGTGCATATGGCGGTCCTGCCCACGCTGGGGATCCCCATGCCGGAGGATATCGACATCACGATCCGCACCCACGAGAACATCGTCGACGTGCTGTGCGAGGGCGACGCCGCCGCCTACCGCGCAGCGGTGGATGAACACTACGCACCGCTACGTCGCGCAATCGAGCACGCCGCGGGGCACTAA
- a CDS encoding ABC transporter permease: protein MNNLIRLVGRRLIALPIMIIGVTFLVFVLMSLSPIDPAYSALGDSATPEQVAAYREENGLNDPWLVQFGTYLWGVVQGDLGTYGQNAASVSDKVFSALPVTLQLTFVGLVIAVLVAFPLGVVSALYRGKWADQLIRVLSIICIAMPSFWLAILLVLAFIGTLPVAGTLPSLTEDPAGWAARLVLPAIALATPVIGQLTRVVRTSMVEELDKGYVRTAIGYGIPQSTVISRNVLRNALITPVTVLGLRIGYLMGGAVVIEIIFALPGMGRVLIDGIANNWVQVVQGATLAVAISFIIVNIIVDLLYIAIDPRIRTV from the coding sequence ATGAATAACCTCATCAGACTGGTCGGCCGCAGGCTCATCGCCCTGCCGATCATGATCATCGGTGTGACGTTCCTCGTGTTCGTCCTCATGTCACTCTCACCCATCGACCCCGCCTACTCCGCGCTTGGCGATTCGGCCACGCCGGAACAGGTGGCGGCCTACCGCGAAGAAAACGGCCTCAACGACCCGTGGCTTGTTCAATTCGGTACGTACCTGTGGGGCGTTGTCCAAGGCGACCTCGGAACCTACGGGCAAAATGCCGCTTCCGTCTCGGACAAGGTGTTCTCGGCCCTGCCGGTGACGCTCCAGCTGACGTTTGTGGGCCTGGTCATCGCGGTGCTTGTCGCGTTTCCGTTGGGCGTTGTCTCCGCACTCTACCGAGGCAAATGGGCGGACCAGCTGATCCGCGTCCTGTCAATCATCTGCATCGCGATGCCCTCGTTCTGGCTGGCGATCCTGCTCGTCCTCGCCTTCATCGGCACGCTCCCGGTCGCTGGCACGCTGCCCTCGCTGACCGAGGACCCCGCCGGCTGGGCGGCACGCTTGGTGCTTCCTGCGATCGCGCTCGCGACGCCTGTGATCGGACAGCTCACCCGCGTCGTGCGCACCTCGATGGTCGAGGAGCTGGACAAAGGCTACGTACGCACCGCAATCGGCTACGGCATCCCGCAGTCGACGGTGATCTCGCGCAACGTGCTGCGCAACGCCTTGATCACCCCGGTGACGGTGCTCGGCCTGCGCATCGGTTACCTCATGGGCGGCGCAGTGGTCATCGAGATCATCTTCGCCCTGCCGGGGATGGGGCGAGTGCTGATCGACGGAATCGCCAACAATTGGGTCCAGGTTGTCCAGGGCGCCACCCTGGCAGTCGCCATCTCCTTCATCATTGTCAACATCATCGTCGATCTGCTCTACATTGCGATCGACCCGCGCATTAGGACGGTGTAG
- a CDS encoding dipeptide/oligopeptide/nickel ABC transporter permease/ATP-binding protein has product MRDAKARKLSNPNVTRRLGGWSRMNLGSKISLIVLVLIALAALFAPLLAPHDPTAIDFKGQAPNADYWFGTDNLGRDVFSRVLYGARYSLVVGLLATFAALVVGVVLGSIAAVGPKWLSEVIMRILDVIMSVPGIALVAITVVVFRDPQRPVYMLGVIILSIAFVYIPQLTRIVRANVLSEYGEDYVRAAVVSGARSSWILARHVARNCAAPVLVFATVLVADAIILEASLTFIGAGLQEPVPTWGNILSSAQQGVLRGDWWQALFPGLAIMATVLCLNILSEGITDAMVAAPRASAVPATQADAKREEDRLLANPVEAYAQQKEALDSRLDALRRTEAERGDRFSPAPGTTPLLEVQDLCIRFPRHGSVNVVDRVNYAVAEGETMGIVGESGCGKSITNLAVMGLLDDEAEVTGRIMYKGKDLLAMSKAEHRALLGHDIAMIYQDALSALNPSMLIRTQLKQLTQRGGTRSARELLELVGLDPERTLRSYPHELSGGQRQRVLIAMALTRDPALVIADEPTTALDVTVQKQVIDLLKELQEKLGFALVFISHDLALVAEVAHSVTVMYAGQVVEQGSTVEILTDPRHEYTRGLLGSVLSIEAGGDRLHQVPGTVPSPAEYPAGDRFAPRSSHPSVGLQSAPVVRNVPGTRHYYVDLPDELKPAAELERQGNLDQPGLTDTDYAAYAATMENHSQEEKR; this is encoded by the coding sequence ATGCGTGACGCTAAAGCTCGGAAGCTTTCGAACCCCAACGTGACACGACGCCTGGGCGGATGGAGCCGGATGAACCTTGGGTCGAAGATCTCCCTCATCGTCCTGGTTCTCATCGCGTTGGCCGCCTTGTTTGCTCCCCTTCTCGCCCCACATGATCCGACTGCGATCGACTTCAAAGGCCAAGCCCCGAACGCCGACTACTGGTTCGGCACCGATAACCTCGGCCGCGACGTCTTCTCTCGCGTGCTCTACGGCGCCCGCTACTCGCTGGTGGTCGGCCTGCTGGCCACGTTCGCCGCTCTTGTCGTCGGCGTCGTCCTCGGCTCTATCGCTGCGGTCGGGCCGAAATGGCTCTCCGAGGTTATTATGCGCATCCTCGACGTGATCATGTCTGTGCCGGGCATCGCCCTTGTAGCTATCACGGTCGTGGTGTTCCGGGACCCGCAACGCCCCGTCTATATGCTCGGCGTGATCATCCTGTCCATCGCCTTCGTCTACATCCCACAGCTGACCCGCATCGTCCGGGCCAACGTGCTCTCGGAGTACGGCGAGGACTACGTGCGAGCCGCGGTCGTCTCCGGCGCCCGTTCGTCGTGGATCCTGGCCCGGCACGTCGCGCGCAACTGCGCGGCCCCCGTCCTCGTCTTCGCCACCGTCCTCGTCGCCGACGCGATCATCCTGGAGGCTTCCCTGACATTCATTGGCGCCGGCCTGCAAGAGCCGGTGCCCACCTGGGGTAACATCCTGTCCTCGGCACAGCAGGGGGTGCTGCGCGGCGACTGGTGGCAGGCTCTGTTCCCCGGCTTGGCCATCATGGCCACGGTGCTGTGCCTCAACATCCTGTCCGAGGGCATCACGGACGCGATGGTCGCCGCACCGCGGGCATCCGCGGTCCCCGCAACCCAGGCTGACGCCAAGCGTGAGGAGGACCGGCTTCTGGCCAACCCAGTTGAGGCGTACGCCCAGCAGAAGGAGGCGCTCGACAGCCGCCTCGATGCCCTCCGTCGAACGGAGGCCGAGCGAGGCGACCGCTTCTCCCCAGCGCCGGGAACGACTCCGCTTCTTGAGGTTCAGGACCTGTGCATCCGTTTTCCTCGCCACGGCAGCGTCAATGTCGTCGACAGGGTCAACTACGCCGTCGCCGAGGGCGAAACAATGGGCATCGTCGGCGAGTCCGGGTGCGGTAAGTCCATTACCAACCTCGCCGTGATGGGACTGTTGGACGACGAGGCGGAGGTCACCGGCCGCATCATGTACAAAGGCAAGGACCTGCTGGCGATGAGCAAGGCCGAGCACCGCGCGCTGCTCGGCCACGATATCGCGATGATCTACCAGGACGCATTGTCCGCGCTAAACCCATCGATGCTCATCCGCACGCAGCTTAAACAGCTGACGCAGCGCGGCGGTACACGCAGCGCCCGCGAACTTCTCGAGCTCGTTGGCCTCGACCCAGAACGCACCCTGCGCTCCTACCCACACGAGCTGTCGGGTGGTCAGCGCCAGCGCGTGCTCATCGCGATGGCGCTGACGCGCGACCCGGCGCTCGTCATCGCGGACGAGCCGACGACGGCGCTCGACGTCACAGTGCAAAAACAGGTCATTGACCTGTTGAAAGAACTGCAGGAAAAGCTCGGTTTCGCCCTCGTGTTCATCTCGCACGACCTTGCCCTCGTTGCCGAGGTCGCTCACTCGGTGACCGTGATGTACGCCGGCCAAGTCGTGGAACAAGGATCGACGGTGGAGATCTTGACGGACCCGCGCCACGAGTACACGCGCGGGCTCTTGGGCTCGGTGCTGTCGATCGAGGCAGGCGGAGACCGCCTGCACCAGGTTCCCGGGACTGTTCCGTCGCCAGCGGAGTACCCGGCCGGTGACAGGTTCGCCCCGCGGTCCTCTCATCCGTCGGTGGGATTGCAGTCGGCGCCAGTGGTGCGCAACGTGCCGGGGACGCGCCACTACTACGTTGACCTTCCCGACGAGCTCAAGCCAGCCGCCGAGCTGGAGCGGCAGGGCAACCTGGATCAGCCGGGGCTCACGGATACCGACTACGCGGCGTACGCTGCGACGATGGAGAACCATTCCCAGGAGGAAAAACGATGA
- a CDS encoding HPr family phosphocarrier protein has product MASTTVKVGSTVGLHARPASVIAEAAGEYDEDITLTLAGDDEDDGADAASSLMIMAMGAEFGDEVTVTSDNAEAVTKIAELIASNLDE; this is encoded by the coding sequence ATGGCTTCTACAACCGTCAAAGTTGGCTCGACCGTCGGGCTCCACGCCCGCCCCGCATCCGTGATCGCCGAGGCGGCAGGCGAGTATGACGAAGACATCACGCTTACCCTCGCGGGCGACGACGAGGACGACGGCGCCGACGCCGCCTCCTCCCTCATGATCATGGCCATGGGCGCGGAGTTCGGCGACGAGGTTACCGTGACCTCCGACAACGCCGAAGCCGTGACGAAGATCGCCGAGCTCATCGCCTCCAATCTCGACGAGTAG
- the lexA gene encoding transcriptional repressor LexA gives MARKKYDPTTLDTSVLSDRQRRILEVIRDAVVLRGYPPSIREIGDAAGLQSTSSVAYQLKELEKKGFLRRDPNKPRAVDLRHLPEAPKKGPKTSPQTETPEDVSPARYIPVVGQIAAGSPILAEQNVDSYLPLPDELLGDGELFMLRVVGESMRDAGILDGDWVVVRSQPVAEEGEFVAALLDGEATVKEFHRDSTGVWLLPHNDAFSPINGDEAQIMGRVVSVFRTL, from the coding sequence ATGGCACGCAAAAAGTACGACCCCACCACCCTCGACACCAGCGTTCTGTCGGACCGGCAGCGCCGCATCCTCGAGGTCATTCGTGACGCCGTGGTCCTGCGCGGCTACCCGCCCAGCATCCGTGAGATCGGCGACGCCGCGGGGCTGCAGTCGACTTCCTCCGTGGCGTACCAGCTCAAGGAGCTCGAGAAGAAGGGTTTTCTGCGGCGCGACCCGAACAAGCCGCGCGCAGTGGACCTGCGCCATCTGCCTGAGGCCCCGAAAAAAGGGCCGAAGACGAGCCCGCAGACGGAGACCCCTGAGGACGTTTCCCCTGCCCGCTACATCCCGGTCGTCGGCCAGATTGCTGCGGGCTCGCCGATTCTCGCCGAGCAGAACGTGGACAGCTACCTCCCCCTCCCCGATGAGCTGCTCGGCGACGGCGAGCTGTTCATGCTCCGCGTCGTCGGCGAATCCATGCGCGACGCTGGCATCCTCGATGGGGACTGGGTGGTTGTCCGCTCGCAGCCGGTCGCCGAGGAAGGCGAGTTCGTCGCCGCGCTTCTCGACGGCGAGGCGACCGTCAAGGAGTTCCACCGCGATTCCACCGGCGTGTGGCTTCTGCCCCACAACGACGCGTTCTCCCCCATCAACGGAGATGAGGCGCAGATTATGGGGCGCGTTGTCTCGGTTTTCCGCACGCTGTAG
- the nrdR gene encoding transcriptional regulator NrdR, which produces MYCPFCHNEQSRVMDSRVVDSGAAIRRRRECTECGGRFTTVEKAVLTVVKRNGVSEPFDRDKLIVGVRRACQGRDVSDDALKRLAQQVEETVRSHGSSQVNANDIGLAVLEPLRVLDEVAYLRFASVYKSFESAEDFESEIRLMRRKDREDF; this is translated from the coding sequence GTGTATTGCCCGTTTTGCCACAATGAACAGTCCCGCGTGATGGACTCCCGCGTCGTCGACAGCGGCGCGGCGATCAGGCGGCGCCGCGAATGCACCGAATGCGGCGGGCGTTTTACCACCGTGGAAAAAGCCGTGCTTACCGTAGTGAAGCGCAACGGCGTAAGCGAGCCGTTCGACCGCGACAAACTCATCGTCGGCGTGCGGCGAGCCTGCCAGGGGCGGGACGTCTCGGACGACGCGCTGAAACGGCTCGCGCAGCAGGTCGAGGAGACCGTGCGTAGCCACGGCAGCTCCCAGGTCAATGCCAACGACATCGGATTGGCCGTGCTCGAGCCGTTGCGCGTGCTCGACGAGGTCGCCTACCTACGGTTCGCCTCCGTGTACAAATCCTTCGAATCCGCCGAAGACTTCGAATCCGAAATTCGCCTCATGCGACGTAAGGACCGAGAAGACTTCTAA
- a CDS encoding dihydrodipicolinate synthase family protein: protein MTRRLSGVIPPVVIARHEDGTLDSASYRRNLERLIDAKVHGLFILGSSGEGAFVTDSERLQILRETADVVAGRLPVLVGCIETQTAKVIEAVKVAEDNGADAVVVTAPFYALGGEAQVEQHFRLIHAATSLPVYAYDIPVCVQAKLGADMLIRLGQEGVLAGVKDSSGDDVEFRFLAQKNEAAGHPLLLFTGHEVVVDGAYLSGADGSVPGLANVDPDAYVRQWDAYQAGDWETVRAEQNRLADLMLIASQATSVTGFGAGVGSFKVALRLLGVFESATMPDPVPQLTPEEVDAIRVVLVAAGLLE from the coding sequence TTGACCCGGAGGCTCTCCGGCGTTATTCCTCCCGTCGTTATCGCGCGGCACGAGGATGGCACACTCGACAGCGCCTCCTACCGGCGCAATCTCGAGCGGCTTATCGACGCCAAGGTGCATGGCCTGTTCATCCTCGGCTCGTCCGGTGAGGGGGCGTTTGTTACGGACTCGGAGCGCCTGCAGATCCTGCGGGAGACCGCGGATGTGGTGGCTGGCCGGCTGCCGGTGTTGGTCGGGTGCATCGAAACGCAGACCGCGAAGGTGATCGAGGCCGTTAAGGTCGCCGAAGACAACGGCGCGGACGCCGTCGTCGTCACGGCCCCCTTCTACGCCCTTGGCGGCGAGGCCCAGGTGGAGCAGCACTTCCGCCTCATCCACGCCGCGACGTCGCTGCCCGTCTACGCCTACGACATCCCGGTGTGCGTCCAGGCGAAGCTTGGTGCCGACATGCTGATTAGGCTCGGGCAGGAGGGCGTGCTCGCTGGAGTGAAGGACTCGTCGGGCGACGACGTAGAATTCCGCTTCCTCGCCCAGAAAAATGAGGCCGCCGGCCATCCGCTGCTCCTGTTTACGGGGCACGAAGTGGTGGTCGATGGCGCGTACTTGTCGGGTGCGGACGGGTCGGTGCCCGGTCTGGCCAACGTCGACCCCGATGCCTACGTGCGTCAATGGGATGCGTACCAGGCAGGGGACTGGGAGACGGTGCGCGCGGAGCAGAACCGCCTCGCTGACCTCATGCTCATCGCTTCCCAGGCGACGTCAGTTACCGGGTTCGGCGCGGGGGTCGGCTCCTTCAAGGTCGCGCTGAGGCTTCTCGGCGTTTTCGAATCCGCCACGATGCCGGACCCGGTGCCGCAGCTCACCCCGGAGGAGGTCGACGCGATCCGCGTTGTGCTTGTTGCGGCGGGCCTGCTGGAGTAG
- a CDS encoding ABC transporter ATP-binding protein, with amino-acid sequence MNAAATPIIALENISVRFKARTGPIFRPNWVDAVTDVSLSVMPGETIGIVGESGCGKSTTANVMCGLQTPSSGTVRFNGRDVTRRTGEDRRTMGRVVSVVFQDPSTALNSRMTVKEQLLDPLRVHDVGTADEREERVHELLRLVGLPEAALGALPGQLSGGQRQRVAIARALALNPDVIIADEPTSSLDVSVRAQILNLFTDLKASLGLSMVFISHDIQTVRYISDRICVMRGGRIIEEGEAAQVFAHPRDPYTRQLLSASPSLLHPTL; translated from the coding sequence ATGAACGCCGCAGCAACCCCGATCATCGCGCTGGAAAACATTTCGGTGAGGTTCAAGGCCCGCACCGGCCCGATTTTTCGCCCGAACTGGGTCGACGCGGTCACCGACGTCAGCCTGTCCGTGATGCCTGGCGAGACGATCGGCATTGTGGGTGAATCCGGATGCGGGAAGTCGACCACAGCCAATGTCATGTGCGGGTTACAGACCCCCTCGAGCGGAACGGTGCGCTTCAATGGGCGTGACGTTACACGCCGGACCGGCGAGGACCGCCGGACGATGGGGCGTGTCGTCTCGGTCGTGTTCCAGGACCCGTCCACCGCGCTGAACAGCCGCATGACCGTCAAGGAACAGCTTCTCGACCCACTCCGCGTCCACGACGTGGGCACCGCGGACGAGCGCGAGGAGCGGGTGCACGAGTTGCTCCGCCTGGTCGGTCTTCCTGAGGCGGCGCTCGGCGCATTGCCGGGGCAGCTGTCGGGCGGCCAGCGTCAGCGCGTCGCCATCGCGCGGGCCTTGGCGCTCAACCCGGACGTGATCATTGCCGACGAGCCGACGTCGTCTCTGGATGTGTCGGTGCGCGCGCAGATTCTCAACCTCTTTACCGACCTCAAGGCCTCCCTCGGGCTATCGATGGTGTTCATCAGCCACGATATCCAGACCGTACGCTACATTTCTGACCGGATCTGCGTCATGCGCGGCGGCCGCATCATCGAGGAGGGCGAGGCCGCTCAGGTTTTCGCGCACCCGCGCGACCCGTACACCCGGCAGCTGCTATCGGCTTCGCCCTCCCTGCTGCACCCCACTCTCTAA